The Streptomyces luteogriseus genome includes a window with the following:
- the pgsA gene encoding phosphatidylinositol phosphate synthase produces MGQPVASRGQTATPTLGKAMLNKYARAFFTRVLTPFAAFLIRRGVSPDTVTLIGTAGVVAGALVFYPMGEFFWGTVVITLFVFSDLVDGNMARQLGRSSRWGAFLDSTLDRVADGAIFGGFILWYAGGGDDLVLCAVSIFCLASGQVVSYTKARGESIGLPVAVNGLVERAERLVISLVAAGLAGLHAFGVPGIQYLLPVALWIVAVGSLVTLIQRVVTVRRESAEAEAAAQGEQDDEDEQQNASHGSEAAT; encoded by the coding sequence ATGGGCCAGCCGGTGGCCAGCAGGGGCCAGACGGCGACACCGACCCTCGGGAAGGCCATGCTGAACAAGTACGCGCGTGCATTCTTCACGCGTGTCCTCACACCGTTCGCCGCGTTTCTCATCCGCCGGGGCGTGAGCCCCGACACGGTCACGCTCATCGGCACCGCCGGTGTGGTCGCGGGCGCGCTGGTCTTCTACCCCATGGGCGAGTTCTTCTGGGGCACGGTCGTGATCACGCTGTTCGTGTTCTCCGACCTCGTCGACGGCAACATGGCCCGTCAGCTCGGCCGCTCCAGCCGCTGGGGCGCCTTCCTGGACTCCACGCTCGACCGCGTCGCCGACGGCGCGATCTTCGGCGGCTTCATCCTCTGGTACGCCGGTGGGGGCGACGACCTCGTCCTGTGCGCGGTCTCGATCTTCTGTCTGGCCAGCGGCCAGGTGGTGTCGTACACCAAGGCCCGGGGCGAGTCGATCGGCCTGCCGGTCGCGGTCAACGGGCTCGTCGAGCGCGCCGAGCGCCTGGTGATCTCGCTGGTGGCGGCCGGGTTGGCGGGCCTGCACGCGTTCGGTGTGCCCGGCATCCAGTACCTGCTGCCTGTCGCCCTGTGGATCGTCGCCGTGGGCAGCCTCGTCACGCTGATCCAGCGGGTTGTCACGGTCCGCAGGGAGTCCGCGGAGGCGGAGGCGGCCGCACAGGGCGAGCAGGATGATGAGGACGAGCAGCAGAACGCCTCTCACGGGAGCGAGGCGGCCACATGA
- a CDS encoding phosphatidylinositol mannoside acyltransferase: protein MSAQDRLTDALYGLGWGTVKKLPEPAAVRLGRTIADLTWKQRGKGVQRLESNYARVVPGASPEALAELSRAGMRSYLRYWMESFRLPAWSKERIKGGFEPKDLHHLTEGLAAGKGVVLALPHLANWDLAGAWVTTKLGIPFTTVAERLKPETLYDRFVAYREGLGMEVLPHSGGTAFGTLARRLREGGLVCLVADRDLSASGVEVDFFGDTARMPAGPALLAQQTGAQLLPVTLWYDDSPVMRGRVHPPVGVPESGTRAEKTSVMTQALADAFATGIADHPEDWHMLQRLWLADLDPEKGRP from the coding sequence ATGAGCGCACAGGACAGGCTGACGGACGCGTTGTACGGCCTCGGCTGGGGCACGGTCAAGAAGCTCCCCGAGCCGGCCGCCGTACGCCTCGGCCGGACCATCGCCGACCTCACCTGGAAGCAGCGCGGCAAGGGCGTCCAGCGTCTGGAGAGCAACTACGCGCGCGTGGTGCCCGGCGCGAGTCCTGAAGCCCTCGCCGAGCTGTCCCGCGCGGGCATGCGGTCCTATCTGCGCTACTGGATGGAGTCCTTCCGCCTCCCGGCCTGGAGCAAGGAGCGGATCAAGGGCGGCTTCGAGCCCAAGGACCTGCACCACCTCACCGAGGGCCTGGCCGCGGGCAAGGGCGTCGTACTCGCCCTGCCACACCTCGCCAACTGGGACCTCGCCGGCGCCTGGGTCACCACGAAGCTCGGCATCCCCTTCACCACGGTCGCCGAGCGCCTGAAGCCCGAGACGCTCTACGACCGGTTCGTCGCCTACCGCGAGGGTCTCGGGATGGAGGTCCTGCCGCACAGCGGCGGCACCGCCTTCGGCACCCTGGCCCGGCGGCTGCGCGAGGGCGGCCTGGTCTGCCTGGTCGCCGACCGTGACCTGTCCGCCTCGGGCGTGGAGGTGGACTTCTTCGGCGACACGGCCCGCATGCCGGCCGGACCGGCCCTGCTGGCCCAGCAGACCGGCGCCCAGCTGCTGCCGGTGACCCTCTGGTACGACGACTCGCCCGTGATGCGGGGCCGCGTCCACCCGCCCGTCGGGGTCCCCGAGTCGGGCACCCGCGCCGAGAAGACGTCGGTCATGACGCAGGCGCTGGCCGACGCCTTCGCCACCGGCATCGCCGACCATCCGGAGGACTGGCACATGCTGCAGCGCCTGTGGCTCGCGGACCTCGACCCCGAGAAGGGGCGCCCGTGA
- a CDS encoding glycosyltransferase family 4 protein, producing the protein MRIGIVCPYSWDVPGGVQFHIRDLAEYFLRLGHEVSVLAPADDDTPLPPYVVSAGRAVPVPYNGSVARLNFGFLSAARVRRWLHDGAFDVIHIHEPTSPSLGLLTCWAAQGPIVATFHTSNPRSRAMIAAYSILQAALEKISARIAVSEYARRTLVEHLGGDAVVIPNGVDVDFFAEAEPKAEWQGDTIGFIGRIDEPRKGLPVLMKALPKILAARPQTRLLVAGRGDEEEAVQSLPAELRARVEFLGMVSDEDKARFLRSVDLYVAPNTGGESFGIILVEAMSAGAPVLASDLDAFAQVLDRGAAGELFPNEDADALADAAVRLLADPERLTELRERGSAHVRRFDWSTVGADILSVYETVTAGAVAVAEDERTTGLWGRLGFARD; encoded by the coding sequence GTGAGGATCGGCATCGTCTGCCCGTACTCCTGGGACGTACCGGGCGGCGTCCAGTTCCACATCCGTGACCTCGCCGAGTACTTCCTCCGCCTCGGCCACGAGGTGTCCGTCCTGGCCCCGGCCGACGACGACACCCCGCTGCCGCCGTACGTCGTCTCGGCCGGGCGAGCGGTGCCGGTGCCGTACAACGGCTCGGTGGCCCGGCTGAACTTCGGTTTCCTGAGCGCCGCCCGGGTGCGCCGCTGGCTGCACGACGGCGCCTTCGACGTCATCCACATCCACGAGCCGACCTCCCCGTCGCTGGGCCTGCTGACCTGCTGGGCCGCCCAGGGGCCGATCGTGGCGACGTTCCACACCTCCAACCCGCGCTCCCGCGCGATGATCGCCGCCTACTCGATCCTCCAGGCCGCCCTGGAGAAGATCAGCGCCCGGATCGCGGTGAGCGAGTACGCCCGCCGCACGCTGGTGGAGCACCTCGGCGGCGACGCGGTCGTGATCCCCAACGGCGTCGACGTCGACTTCTTCGCCGAGGCCGAGCCCAAGGCCGAGTGGCAGGGCGACACGATCGGCTTCATAGGGCGTATCGACGAGCCCCGCAAGGGACTCCCGGTGCTGATGAAGGCCCTGCCGAAGATCCTCGCCGCGCGCCCGCAGACCCGGCTGCTGGTCGCCGGGCGCGGCGACGAGGAGGAGGCCGTTCAGTCCCTGCCGGCCGAGCTGCGTGCCCGCGTCGAGTTCCTCGGCATGGTCAGCGACGAGGACAAGGCCCGCTTCCTGCGCAGCGTCGACCTGTACGTCGCGCCCAACACCGGTGGCGAGAGCTTCGGCATCATCCTCGTCGAGGCCATGTCCGCCGGAGCCCCCGTCCTCGCCTCCGACCTGGACGCCTTCGCCCAGGTCCTGGACCGCGGAGCGGCCGGCGAACTGTTCCCCAACGAGGACGCCGATGCTCTGGCCGACGCGGCCGTACGGCTCCTGGCGGACCCGGAGCGGCTGACGGAGCTGCGCGAGCGGGGGAGCGCCCATGTGCGGCGCTTCGACTGGTCGACCGTCGGCGCGGACATCCTGTCCGTCTACGAGACGGTGACCGCCGGAGCGGTGGCGGTGGCCGAGGACGAACGGACGACCGGGCTGTGGGGGCGGCTGGGATTCGCCCGGGACTGA
- the pdxS gene encoding pyridoxal 5'-phosphate synthase lyase subunit PdxS, whose protein sequence is MSISENQAPETGTARVKRGMAEQLKGGVIMDVVTPEQAKIAEDAGAVAVMALERVPADIRKDGGVARMSDPDMIEGIIDAVSIPVMAKSRIGHFVEAQVLQSLGVDYIDESEVLTPADEVNHSDKFAFTTPFVCGATNLGEALRRIAEGAAMIRSKGEAGTGNVVEAVRHLRQIKNEIARLRGYDNNELYAAAKELRAPYELVKEVSELGKLPVVLFSAGGVATPADAALMRQLGAEGVFVGSGIFKSGDPAKRAAAIVKATTFYDDPKIIADASRNLGEAMVGINCDTLPEAERYANRGW, encoded by the coding sequence GTGTCCATCTCCGAAAACCAGGCTCCCGAGACCGGCACCGCCCGAGTGAAGCGCGGCATGGCCGAGCAGCTCAAGGGCGGCGTGATCATGGACGTCGTCACGCCGGAGCAGGCCAAGATCGCCGAGGACGCGGGCGCCGTGGCCGTCATGGCCCTGGAGCGGGTCCCCGCCGACATCCGCAAGGACGGCGGCGTCGCCCGCATGTCCGACCCGGACATGATCGAGGGCATCATCGACGCCGTCTCGATCCCGGTCATGGCCAAGTCCCGCATCGGCCACTTCGTCGAGGCCCAGGTCCTGCAGTCCCTCGGCGTCGACTACATCGACGAGTCCGAGGTCCTCACCCCGGCCGACGAGGTCAACCACAGCGACAAGTTCGCCTTCACGACCCCCTTCGTCTGCGGCGCCACCAACCTGGGCGAAGCTCTGCGCCGCATCGCCGAGGGCGCCGCGATGATCCGCTCCAAGGGCGAGGCCGGCACCGGCAACGTCGTCGAGGCCGTCCGTCACCTGCGCCAGATCAAGAACGAGATCGCCCGCCTGCGCGGTTACGACAACAACGAGCTGTACGCCGCCGCCAAGGAGCTGCGCGCCCCGTACGAGCTGGTCAAGGAAGTCTCCGAGCTCGGCAAGCTCCCCGTGGTGCTGTTCTCCGCCGGCGGCGTGGCCACCCCGGCCGACGCGGCCCTGATGCGTCAGCTCGGCGCCGAGGGCGTCTTCGTCGGCTCCGGCATCTTCAAGTCCGGCGACCCGGCCAAACGCGCCGCCGCCATCGTGAAGGCCACCACCTTCTACGACGACCCGAAGATCATCGCCGACGCCTCCCGCAACCTCGGCGAGGCCATGGTCGGCATCAACTGCGACACCCTCCCCGAGGCCGAGCGCTACGCCAACCGCGGCTGGTAA
- the pdxT gene encoding pyridoxal 5'-phosphate synthase glutaminase subunit PdxT yields MSDTPVIGVLALQGDVREHLVALAAADAVARPVRRPEELAEVDGLVIPGGESTTISKLAVLFGLMEPLRARVRAGMPIYGTCAGMIMLADKILDPRSGQETLGGIDMIVRRNAFGRQNESFEAAVAIQGIEGAPVEGVFIRAPWVESVGARAEVLAEHDGHIVAVRQGTALATSFHPELTGDHRVHALFVDMVRANRTAGSL; encoded by the coding sequence ATGAGCGACACCCCCGTCATAGGCGTCCTGGCCCTCCAGGGCGACGTACGGGAGCACCTCGTCGCCCTGGCCGCGGCCGATGCCGTGGCCAGGCCGGTGCGGCGCCCCGAAGAACTCGCCGAGGTCGACGGCCTCGTCATCCCCGGCGGCGAGTCCACCACCATCTCCAAACTGGCCGTGCTGTTCGGCCTGATGGAGCCTCTCCGCGCGCGCGTGCGGGCCGGGATGCCCATCTACGGCACCTGCGCCGGCATGATCATGCTCGCCGACAAGATCCTCGACCCCCGCTCGGGCCAGGAGACCCTCGGCGGCATCGACATGATCGTGCGCCGCAACGCCTTCGGACGGCAGAACGAGTCCTTCGAGGCGGCCGTCGCCATCCAGGGCATCGAGGGCGCACCGGTGGAGGGCGTCTTCATCCGCGCCCCCTGGGTGGAGTCCGTCGGCGCCCGGGCCGAGGTGCTCGCCGAGCACGACGGTCACATCGTCGCCGTCCGTCAGGGCACGGCGCTGGCCACGTCGTTCCACCCGGAACTGACCGGCGACCACCGCGTCCACGCCCTGTTCGTCGACATGGTGCGGGCGAACCGGACAGCCGGATCCTTGTAG
- a CDS encoding YebC/PmpR family DNA-binding transcriptional regulator: MSGHSKWATTKHKKAVIDAKRGKLFAKLIKNIEVAARMGGVDIEGNPTLYDAIQKAKKQSVPNKNIDSAVKRGGGLEAGGADYETIMYEGYGPNGVAVLIECLTDNRNRAASEVRVAMTRNGGSMADPGSVSYLFNRKGVVIVPKGELSEDDVLAAVLDAGAEEVNDLGESFEVLSEATDLVAVRTALQDAGIDYDSADANFVPTMQVELDEEGAKKIFKLIDALEDSDDVQNVFANFDVSDEVMEKVDA, translated from the coding sequence ATGTCCGGCCACTCTAAATGGGCTACGACGAAGCACAAGAAGGCCGTGATCGACGCCAAGCGCGGCAAGCTCTTCGCGAAGCTGATCAAGAACATCGAGGTGGCTGCCCGGATGGGCGGCGTCGACATCGAGGGCAACCCCACTCTCTACGACGCCATCCAGAAGGCCAAGAAGCAGTCGGTCCCGAACAAGAACATCGACTCCGCCGTCAAGCGCGGCGGCGGCCTCGAGGCCGGCGGCGCCGACTACGAGACGATCATGTACGAGGGCTACGGCCCCAACGGTGTCGCGGTGCTCATCGAGTGCCTCACCGACAACCGCAACCGCGCCGCCTCCGAGGTCCGCGTCGCCATGACCCGCAACGGCGGCTCCATGGCCGACCCCGGTTCGGTGTCGTACCTCTTCAACCGCAAGGGCGTCGTGATCGTCCCCAAGGGCGAGCTGTCCGAGGACGACGTGCTGGCCGCCGTGCTCGACGCGGGCGCCGAGGAGGTCAACGACCTCGGCGAGAGTTTCGAGGTGCTCAGCGAGGCCACCGACCTGGTCGCGGTCCGCACCGCCCTCCAGGACGCCGGCATCGACTACGACTCCGCCGACGCCAACTTCGTCCCGACCATGCAGGTCGAGCTGGACGAGGAGGGCGCCAAGAAGATCTTCAAGCTGATCGACGCGCTGGAGGACAGCGACGACGTGCAGAACGTCTTCGCCAACTTCGACGTGAGCGACGAGGTCATGGAGAAGGTCGACGCGTAA
- the ruvC gene encoding crossover junction endodeoxyribonuclease RuvC: MRVLGVDPGLTRCGVGVVEGVAGRPLTMIGVGVVRTPADADLGHRLVAVEQGIEQWLDEHRPEFVAVERVFSQQNVRTVMGTAQASAVAMLCAARRGIPVALHTPSEVKAAVTGSGRADKAQVGAMVTRLLRLSAPPKPADAADALALAICHIWRAPAQNRLQQAVALHTSKGRTA, translated from the coding sequence GTGCGCGTACTGGGGGTGGACCCAGGACTGACCCGGTGCGGTGTCGGCGTGGTCGAGGGCGTCGCCGGACGGCCGCTCACGATGATCGGCGTCGGCGTCGTCCGCACACCGGCGGACGCCGACCTCGGCCACCGTCTCGTCGCCGTCGAGCAGGGCATCGAGCAGTGGCTCGACGAGCACCGGCCCGAGTTCGTCGCCGTCGAGCGCGTCTTCAGCCAGCAAAACGTCCGTACGGTGATGGGCACGGCCCAGGCCAGCGCCGTCGCCATGCTCTGTGCCGCCCGCCGCGGGATCCCGGTCGCGCTGCACACCCCGAGCGAGGTCAAGGCCGCCGTCACCGGCAGCGGCCGGGCCGACAAGGCGCAGGTGGGCGCCATGGTGACCCGCCTGCTCCGGCTCAGCGCACCGCCCAAGCCCGCCGACGCGGCCGACGCCCTCGCCCTCGCCATCTGCCACATCTGGCGCGCCCCCGCGCAGAACCGTCTCCAGCAGGCCGTCGCCCTGCACACATCGAAAGGCCGGACGGCATGA
- the ruvA gene encoding Holliday junction branch migration protein RuvA: MIAFVSGTVAALAPDAAVVEVGGVGMAVQCTPNTLSTLRMGRPAKLHTSLVVREDSLTLYGFADDDERQVFELLQTASGVGPRLAQAMLAVHSPDALRRAVASADEKALTAVPGIGKKGAQKLLLELKDRLGAPVGAPAVGAPVSSGWRDQLHAALIGLGYATREADEAVAAVAPQAEATEGTPQVGRLLKAALQTLNRAR; the protein is encoded by the coding sequence ATGATCGCCTTCGTCAGCGGCACGGTCGCCGCGCTCGCCCCCGACGCCGCGGTCGTCGAGGTCGGCGGCGTCGGCATGGCCGTCCAGTGCACGCCGAACACGCTGTCCACGCTCCGCATGGGCCGGCCGGCCAAGCTGCACACCTCCCTGGTCGTCCGCGAGGACTCCCTCACTCTGTACGGCTTCGCGGACGACGACGAGCGGCAGGTCTTCGAGCTGCTCCAGACTGCCAGCGGCGTCGGCCCCCGGCTGGCCCAGGCCATGCTCGCCGTGCACAGCCCGGACGCCCTGCGCCGGGCCGTCGCGTCCGCCGACGAGAAGGCCCTCACCGCCGTCCCCGGCATCGGCAAGAAGGGCGCGCAGAAGCTGCTCCTCGAGCTGAAGGACCGGCTCGGCGCGCCGGTCGGCGCCCCCGCCGTGGGCGCGCCGGTCAGCAGCGGCTGGCGCGACCAGTTGCACGCGGCCCTGATCGGCCTCGGGTACGCGACCCGGGAGGCCGACGAGGCGGTGGCCGCCGTGGCCCCGCAGGCCGAGGCCACCGAGGGCACGCCCCAGGTGGGCCGACTGCTGAAGGCGGCCCTGCAGACGCTGAACCGCGCCCGCTAG
- the ruvB gene encoding Holliday junction branch migration DNA helicase RuvB, with translation MNWDDTTDADAAERLVDSVADREDQAVEAALRPKDLDEFIGQEKVREQLDLVLRAARARGATADHVLLSGAPGLGKTTLSMIIAAEMGAPIRITSGPAIQHAGDLAAILSSLQEGEVLFLDEIHRMSRPAEEMLYMAMEDFRVDVIVGKGPGATAIPLELPPFTLVGATTRAGLLPPPLRDRFGFTAHMEFYEPAELERVIHRSAGLLEVEIDPEGAAEIAGRSRGTPRIANRLLRRVRDYAQVKADGLITRDISAAALAVYEVDARGLDRLDRGVLEALLKLFGGGPVGLSTLAVAVGEERETVEEVAEPFLVREGLLARTPRGRVATPAAWAHLGLTPPRSQSAGNGQGDLFGA, from the coding sequence ATGAACTGGGACGACACGACCGACGCCGACGCCGCCGAGCGGCTGGTCGACTCCGTCGCCGACCGTGAGGACCAGGCCGTCGAGGCCGCCCTGCGCCCCAAGGACCTGGACGAGTTCATCGGCCAGGAGAAGGTCCGCGAACAGCTCGACCTCGTGCTGCGCGCCGCACGCGCGCGTGGGGCCACCGCCGACCACGTGCTGCTCTCCGGCGCCCCGGGTCTCGGCAAGACCACCCTGTCGATGATCATCGCGGCCGAGATGGGCGCCCCGATCCGCATCACCTCGGGCCCCGCCATCCAGCACGCCGGCGACCTCGCCGCCATCCTCTCCTCCCTCCAGGAGGGCGAGGTCCTCTTCCTCGACGAGATCCACCGCATGTCCCGGCCCGCCGAGGAGATGCTGTACATGGCGATGGAGGACTTCCGCGTCGACGTCATCGTCGGCAAGGGCCCCGGCGCCACGGCCATCCCGCTGGAGCTGCCCCCCTTCACCCTGGTCGGCGCCACCACCCGGGCCGGCCTGCTGCCGCCCCCGCTGCGCGACCGCTTCGGCTTCACGGCGCACATGGAGTTCTACGAACCGGCCGAACTGGAGCGGGTCATCCATCGCTCGGCCGGCCTCCTCGAAGTCGAGATCGACCCGGAGGGCGCCGCCGAGATCGCCGGACGCTCCCGCGGCACGCCCCGCATCGCCAACCGTCTGCTGCGCCGCGTCCGCGACTACGCGCAGGTCAAGGCCGACGGCCTGATCACCCGGGACATCTCCGCCGCCGCCCTCGCCGTGTACGAGGTGGACGCGCGTGGCCTCGACCGCCTGGACCGCGGTGTGCTGGAAGCCCTGCTCAAGCTGTTCGGCGGCGGTCCGGTCGGTCTCTCCACGCTCGCTGTCGCGGTGGGGGAGGAGCGTGAGACCGTGGAGGAGGTCGCCGAGCCCTTCCTCGTGCGGGAGGGCCTGCTGGCCCGGACTCCCCGAGGCCGGGTCGCCACACCCGCCGCATGGGCGCATCTCGGCCTCACCCCGCCCCGCTCCCAGAGCGCCGGAAACGGACAAGGGGACCTGTTCGGGGCGTGA
- the yajC gene encoding preprotein translocase subunit YajC produces MSLLTLLPFIVLIGAMFLMTRSAKKKQQQAADMRNQMQPGSGIRTIGGMYATVKEVNEDTVLVDAGPGVDLLFAKNAIGAVLTDDEYNRIVHGIEHDLKSDADIVPDDASSLTATDDSASDASADDKAVDLGKKDVADEPADETAEAKTDAEPKKTDGDSEAK; encoded by the coding sequence GTGAGTCTCCTGACCCTCCTCCCGTTCATCGTGCTCATCGGGGCCATGTTCCTGATGACCCGGTCGGCCAAGAAGAAGCAGCAGCAGGCCGCAGACATGCGGAACCAGATGCAGCCCGGCAGCGGTATCCGCACCATCGGGGGCATGTACGCCACGGTCAAGGAAGTGAACGAGGACACCGTCCTCGTCGACGCCGGTCCCGGCGTCGATCTCCTCTTCGCCAAGAACGCCATCGGTGCCGTCCTCACCGACGACGAGTACAACCGCATCGTTCACGGCATCGAGCACGACCTGAAGTCCGACGCCGACATCGTCCCGGACGACGCCTCCTCCCTCACCGCGACCGACGACTCCGCCTCCGACGCCTCCGCCGACGACAAGGCCGTCGACCTCGGCAAGAAGGACGTGGCCGACGAGCCGGCCGACGAGACCGCCGAGGCGAAGACGGACGCAGAGCCGAAGAAGACCGACGGCGACTCCGAGGCGAAGTAG
- the secD gene encoding protein translocase subunit SecD, with protein sequence MATPKKGRNASAQSKPGRSLALILIAIAALTGGMFASGHTKPRLGIDLAGGTSITLRAVPEAGNEAAINKTNMDTAVSIMERRVNGLGVSESEVQTQGRENIIVNIPKGTNSEQARKQVGTTAKLYFRPVLATEIAGGKGTASPSPSPTGSPTDKPSGKATDKPEATDKGSASPSGSPTTQGRAVTDALKADATPSASASDKGDKASPSPSGSGGTAEADASALQAKYATLDCTDEKTRSTVGDGIKASEPTLACGKNSQGQWQKYILGPAEVDGTDVDKAQAVLNTQTGAGWTVTMDFTDGGAKKFADITGKLAQNQSPQNQFAIVLDGDVVSDPYVRQALTGGNAEISGNFNQQSAQDLSNMLSYGALPLTFKVDSMTTVTAALGGDQLQAGLIAGAIGLALVVIYLLAYYRGLSFIAILSLLVSAALTYTLMALLGPAIGFALNLPAVCGAIVAIGITADSFIVYFERVRDEIREGRSLRPAVERAWPRARRTILVSDFVSFLAAAVLFLVTVGKVQGFAFTLGLTTLLDVVVVFLFTKPLLTLMARRPFFANGHKWSGLDPKSLGAQPPLRRTRRPAAPVDPKEA encoded by the coding sequence GTGGCCACACCTAAAAAGGGCAGGAACGCGAGCGCCCAGAGCAAGCCGGGGCGCTCGCTGGCCCTGATCCTGATCGCCATCGCGGCGCTCACCGGGGGGATGTTCGCCTCGGGGCACACGAAGCCCCGTCTCGGCATCGACCTTGCCGGCGGTACGAGCATCACGCTCCGCGCGGTCCCCGAGGCCGGCAACGAGGCGGCGATCAACAAGACCAACATGGACACCGCCGTCTCCATCATGGAGCGCCGTGTCAATGGTCTGGGCGTCTCCGAGTCCGAGGTCCAGACGCAGGGCCGGGAAAACATCATCGTCAACATTCCCAAGGGCACCAACTCGGAGCAGGCCCGCAAGCAGGTCGGCACCACCGCCAAGCTCTACTTCCGCCCGGTCCTCGCCACCGAGATCGCCGGCGGCAAGGGCACGGCCAGCCCCTCCCCGAGCCCCACCGGCAGTCCCACGGACAAGCCGTCCGGCAAGGCCACCGACAAGCCCGAGGCCACCGACAAGGGATCCGCGTCCCCGTCCGGCTCTCCCACCACGCAGGGCCGTGCGGTCACTGACGCGCTGAAGGCCGACGCGACGCCCTCCGCGAGCGCCTCGGACAAGGGCGACAAGGCCAGCCCCTCCCCGTCGGGGAGCGGCGGCACCGCCGAGGCCGACGCGAGCGCGCTGCAGGCGAAGTACGCCACGCTCGACTGCACCGACGAGAAGACCCGCTCCACCGTCGGTGACGGCATCAAGGCCTCCGAGCCGACGCTGGCGTGCGGCAAGAACTCGCAGGGCCAGTGGCAGAAGTACATCCTCGGCCCCGCCGAGGTCGACGGCACGGACGTCGACAAGGCCCAGGCCGTCCTGAACACCCAGACCGGTGCCGGCTGGACCGTCACGATGGACTTCACGGACGGCGGAGCCAAGAAGTTCGCGGACATCACCGGCAAGCTGGCGCAGAACCAGTCCCCGCAGAACCAGTTCGCGATCGTCCTGGACGGCGACGTCGTCTCCGACCCGTACGTCCGGCAGGCCCTGACCGGCGGCAACGCCGAGATCTCTGGCAACTTCAACCAGCAGTCCGCCCAGGACCTGTCCAACATGCTGTCGTACGGCGCGCTGCCGCTCACCTTCAAGGTGGACAGCATGACGACCGTGACCGCGGCGCTGGGCGGTGACCAGCTGCAGGCCGGTCTGATCGCCGGCGCGATCGGTCTCGCGCTGGTCGTCATCTACCTGCTGGCCTACTACCGCGGCCTGTCGTTCATCGCGATCCTCTCGCTGCTGGTCTCCGCCGCCCTCACCTACACGCTCATGGCTCTGCTCGGCCCGGCCATCGGCTTCGCGCTGAACCTGCCGGCCGTCTGCGGCGCCATCGTCGCCATCGGCATCACGGCGGACTCGTTCATCGTGTACTTCGAACGCGTCCGTGACGAGATCCGCGAGGGCCGTTCGCTGCGCCCCGCCGTCGAGCGGGCCTGGCCGCGCGCACGGCGCACCATCCTGGTCTCCGACTTCGTGTCGTTCCTGGCCGCCGCGGTGCTCTTCCTCGTCACGGTCGGCAAGGTCCAGGGCTTCGCGTTCACGCTCGGCCTGACCACCCTGCTCGACGTGGTCGTCGTGTTCCTCTTCACCAAGCCGCTGCTCACCCTGATGGCCCGTCGCCCGTTCTTCGCGAACGGCCACAAGTGGTCCGGCCTCGACCCGAAGAGCCTGGGCGCCCAGCCGCCGCTGCGCCGTACCCGCCGCCCCGCCGCCCCCGTCGACCCGAAGGAGGCCTGA